In the Solanum pennellii chromosome 5, SPENNV200 genome, one interval contains:
- the LOC107019243 gene encoding probable xyloglucan 6-xylosyltransferase 3, with amino-acid sequence MVQFTALKRLTSAGAGATLPTSTNDGAGARSVSRRRRVANSFINIRLTILCGIVTILVLRGTIGLNNFSSNSPSLDQNQKLVEETNRIIAQIRYDDNDNDDDDNFKYPQNSSYSLGPKINNWNSTRKTWLHGNPRFPSYINGKPRVLLVTGSPPSPCDNSIGDYYLLKSIKNKIDYCRIHNIEIVYNMAHFDKKLSGYWSKLPLIRKLMISHPEIEWIWWMDSDAMFTDMVFEIPLSKYNEKNLIIHGYPELLNEKSWVALNTGSFLLRNCQWSLDLLDSWAPMGPKGKIRDDAGKILSANLKGRPNFEADDQSALIYMLILRNNKWMEKVFVENSYYLHGYWAGLVDRYEEMIQKYHPGFGDERWPFVTHFVGCKPCGSYGDYPVEKCLKSMERAFNFADNQVLKLYGFKHRGLSSPNVKRIRNETFRPLEFVNGFDIRHSTLFRF; translated from the exons ATGGTCCAATTCACAGCCCTCAAGAGGCTCACCTCAGCGGGCGCCGGCGCCACCCTTCCCACATCCACCAACGATGGCGCTGGGGCCCGCTCAGTCTCACGTCGTCGACGTGTCGCAAAttcattcatcaacattaggcTCACCATCTTATGTGGAATTGTAACAATCTTAGTGTTACGTGGTACCATAGGCCTTAACAACTTCTCCTCTAATAGTCCCTCCCTAGACCAAAACCAAAAACTTGTTGAAGAAACGAATCGGATCATTGCTCAGATCCgatatgatgataatgataacgatgatgatgataattttaaatatccTCAAAATTCTTCCTATAGTTTAGGTCCGAAAATCAACAACTGGAATTCTACAAGAAAAACTTGGTTGCATGGAAATCCACGATTTCCAAGCTATATAAATGGAAAGCCTCGCGTTTTGCTG gtaACGGGTTCACCTCCAAGTCCTTGTGACAACTCAATTGGGGattattatttgttaaagtCAATAAAGAACAAGATTGATTATTGtagaattcataatattgaaATTGTGTATAACATGGCAcattttgacaaaaaattatCAGGATATTGGTCAAAATTGCcattaattagaaaattaatgATTTCACATCCAGAAATTGAGTGGATATGGTGGATGGATAGTGATGCAATGTTTACAGATATGGTATTTGAAATTCCATTAtctaaatataatgaaaaaaatttgattattcaTGGATATCCTGaattattaaatgaaaaatcGTGGGTTGCTTTGAACACAGGAAgttttcttttaagaaattgTCAATGGTCTTTAGATTTGCTTGATTCTTGGGCACCAATGGGACCAAAAGGTAAAATTCGCGACGATGCTGGTAAAATTTTATCAGCAAATTTAAAAGGTAGACCTAATTTTGAAGCGGACGATCAATCAGCATTGATATACATGTTAATATTGAGGAATAATAAGTGGATGGAGAAGGTGTTTGTTGAAAATTCGTATTATTTACATGGTTATTGGGCTGGTTTAGTGGATCGATACGAAGAAATGATTCAAAAATATCATCCAGGTTTCGGAGATGAGAGATGGCCATTTGTGACACATTTTGTTGGTTGTAAACCTTGTGGAAGTTATGGGGATTATCCAGTTGAAAAGTGTTTGAAAAGTATGGAAAGAGCTTTTAATTTTGCAGATAATCAAGTGCTTAAATTGTATGGATTTAAACATAGAGGTTTGTCAAGTCCTAATgtgaaaagaataagaaatgaaACTTTTAGGCCTTTAGAGTTTGTTAATGGCTTTGACATTAGACATTCTACATTATTTAGATTTTAG
- the LOC107020464 gene encoding cytosolic sulfotransferase 5-like, whose translation MSEKKSSPIVNNEEIERIIEQLPKIDYFWNNYQLYQWEGFWSTLIILKAAMVFKATFKTKPNDFLLASSIKTGTTWLKSICIAIMQAGNKEEEEDLLVKDNPHLYVPTIEAMDYYLKTPTHDLYNMLSPRLFHTHLPYRVLPDSIKNSDNCKIIYITRNPKDTLISMWHFVNNRKRLEDLTPLEEVVESFCKGVHLYGPFFEHVLEYWEESKKNPQKILFLKYEDLKIDPKKEVAKIALFLGKPFGNEEDLEIVLNKCSLERLKNLKVNKSGSIYSSMSIHNSAFFRKGIVGDWKNYMKPEMEEQLDKITKLKLQGSDLEL comes from the exons ATGAGTGAGAAAAAATCATCACCAATTgtgaataatgaagaaatagaGAGAATTATAGAGCAACTGcccaaaattgattatttttggaATAACTATCAACTTTACCAGTGGGAAGGGTTTTGGTCCACTCTTATCATTTTAAAGGCAGCCATGGTCTTCAAGGCAACCttcaaaacaaaacctaatgATTTTCTCTTGGCATCTTCCATAAAAACAg GTACAACATGGCTCAAGTCCATATGTATAGCCATCATGCAAGCTGGTaataaagaggaagaagaagaccTTTTAGTTAAGGATAATCCTCATTTATATGTTCCAACAATAGAGGCCATGgattattatttaaaaactcCAACGCATGATTTATACAACATGCTCTCTCCAAGATTATTTCACACACATTTACCTTATAGGGTTTTGCCAGATTCAATCAAAAATTCGGATAATTGCAAGATTATATACATAACAAGAAATCCTAAAGATACCTTGATTTCTATGTGGCATTTCGTCAATAATCGTAAGCGTTTAGAAGATCTTACTCCTTTAGAAGAAGTTGTGGAGAGCTTTTGCAAAGGGGTTCATCTGTATGGACCCTTTTTTGAACATGTTCTTGAATATTGGgaagaaagcaaaaaaaatccacaaaaaatattattcttgaAGTATGAAGACTTGAAGATAGACCCTAAGAAAGAGGTGGCAAAGATAGCCTTGTTTCTTGGAAAGCCTTTTGGTAATGAAGAGGATTTGGAGATAGTTTTGAACAAGTGTAGCTTGGAGAGGCTTAAGAATTTGAAGGTTAATAAGAGTGGATCAATCTACTCTTCTATGTCTATCCACAATAGTGCATTTTTTAGAAAAGGGATTGTTGGGGATTGGAAGAATTACATGAAACCTGAAATGGAAGAGCAACTTGACAAGATTACCAAATTGAAGCTTCAAGGGAGtgaccttgaactttga
- the LOC107020462 gene encoding cytosolic sulfotransferase 5-like: MSEKKSSPIVNNEEIERIIEQLPKIDYFWNNYQLYQWEGFWSTLIILKAAMVFKATFKTKPNDFLLASSIKTGTTWLKSICIAIMQAGNKEEEEDLLVKDNPHFYVPTIETMDYYSKPLTHDLYTMPSPRLFHTHLPYRVLPDSIKKSDNCKIIYITRNPKDTLISVWHFFNNRKRLEDLTPLEEVVESFCKGVHLFGPFFEHVLEYWEESKKNPQKILFLKYEDLKIDPKKEVAKIALFLGKPFGNEEDLEIVLNKCSLERLKNLEVNKSGSLLPSMSIHNSAYFRKGIVGDWKNYMKPEMEEQIDKITKLKLQGSGLEL, from the exons ATGAGTGAGAAAAAATCATCACCAATTgtgaataatgaagaaatagaGAGAATTATAGAGCAACTGcccaaaattgattatttttggaATAACTATCAACTTTATCAGTGGGAAGGGTTTTGGTCCACTCTTATCATTTTAAAGGCAGCCATGGTCTTCAAGGCAACCttcaaaacaaaacctaatgATTTTCTCTTGGCATCTTCCATAAAAACAg GTACAACATGGCTCAAGTCCATATGTATAGCCATCATGCAAGCTGGTaataaagaggaagaagaagaccTTTTAGTTAAGGATAATCCTCATTTTTATGTTCCAACAATAGAGACCATGGATTATTATTCAAAACCTCTAACTCATGATCTATACACAATGCCCTCTCCAAGATTATTTCACACACATTTACCTTATAGGGTTTTGCCAGATTCAATCAAAAAATCGGATAATTGCAAGATTATATACATAACAAGAAACCCTAAAGATACCCTGATTTCTGTGTGGCATTTCTTCAATAATCGTAAGCGTTTAGAAGATCTCACTCCTTTAGAAGAAGTTGTGGAGAGCTTTTGCAAAGGGGTTCATCTGTTTGGACCCTTTTTTGAACATGTTCTTGAATACTGGgaagaaagcaaaaaaaatccacaaaaaatattattcttgaAGTATGAAGACTTGAAGATAGACCCTAAGAAAGAGGTGGCAAAGATAGCCTTGTTTCTTGGAAAGCCTTTTGGTAATGAAGAGGATTTGGAGATAGTTTTGAACAAGTGTAGCTTGGAGAGGCTTAAGAATTTGGAGGTTAATAAGAGTGGATCACTCTTGCCTTCTATGTCTATCCACAATAGTGCATATTTTAGAAAAGGGATTGTTGGGGATTGGAAGAATTACATGAAACCTGAAATGGAAGAGCAAATTGACAAGATTACAAAATTGAAGCTACAAGGGAGTGGCCTTGAACTTTGA